In the Helicobacter typhlonius genome, one interval contains:
- the feoB gene encoding ferrous iron transport protein B: MKTITIVCVGQPNVGKTSLINRICGVHLKVGNFIGVTIEKAEASITYKDYILRIIDLPGTYSLNDYSFEEHVTRQFLENEKYDVILNVVDSTHLERCLFLSTQLLDLHTPMCLALNMSDEAKKEGIHIDSALLGEILGTECVSVSAFYGDNIDELLDSIIKVANSGEKRNKRVYADFLEEEINNLETFLQEKQYSEVAQILHLNYRGVRSMRDVAIRLLRQDSFISEILHDKGCWSELSAFTQKCINRLYLQSDEKNVRSVFHNDMLSFAKGASMEATHLNAPAKPSLTQRLDNILLNKYLGIPIFLLLMWLLFQITFYLGEFPKVWIEEGMASFGDWVEETLPYEFLASLLSGGIIAGVGAVLSFLPHILILFFGIVLLEGSGYMARVAFLLDGFFHKFGLHGKSFIPLVTGFGCSVPAFMSTRMLKNHNDRMLTLFIINFMSCGARLPVYTLFIGAFFAPQMAGNVLYGIYIFGALVGLCMAKILKLTAFKGDDEPFVMEMPKYRLPSAQLIAFSIWHKAVGYVKKAGTFILLASVIIWVGTQFPKNAVLEEQMTQSVQFLKQSVNPTQENDTLQDEIDEIYHNYQAALVEQSYLGRIGQFIQPIFAPMDFDWKLSVSLLNGLLAKETIISSMGVLYALGDDIDENNDLALRDVLNEYISLPSAIAFILFIMFYNPCFAATIVFGKEAGGKRYIIYLFLFTSAVSYIFAFVGYTLARLLL; this comes from the coding sequence ATGAAAACAATTACTATCGTATGTGTGGGGCAGCCAAATGTTGGCAAAACATCACTTATTAATAGAATCTGCGGTGTGCATTTAAAAGTGGGGAATTTTATCGGTGTAACGATTGAAAAGGCGGAGGCATCTATTACATACAAAGATTATATATTGCGTATTATCGACTTGCCCGGGACTTATTCTTTAAATGACTATTCTTTTGAAGAGCACGTAACGCGGCAGTTTTTGGAAAATGAAAAGTATGATGTGATTTTAAATGTAGTTGATTCTACACATTTAGAACGTTGCTTATTCCTTAGCACACAGCTTTTGGACTTACACACGCCTATGTGTCTAGCATTGAATATGAGTGATGAGGCAAAAAAAGAGGGAATCCACATTGACAGCGCACTTTTGGGCGAGATACTTGGCACGGAATGCGTGAGTGTGTCGGCATTTTATGGGGATAATATAGATGAGTTGTTAGATTCTATTATCAAAGTTGCAAATAGCGGTGAGAAGCGTAATAAGCGTGTGTATGCGGACTTTTTGGAGGAGGAAATAAACAATCTTGAAACTTTTTTGCAAGAGAAGCAATACAGCGAAGTAGCACAGATTCTACATTTAAATTATCGAGGGGTGCGCAGTATGCGTGATGTGGCTATAAGGCTTTTAAGGCAGGATAGCTTTATAAGTGAAATTCTCCACGACAAAGGATGCTGGAGTGAGCTGAGTGCATTTACTCAAAAATGTATTAATAGGCTATATCTGCAAAGTGATGAAAAAAATGTGCGGAGCGTGTTTCATAATGATATGTTGAGTTTTGCTAAGGGCGCGAGTATGGAAGCCACGCATTTAAATGCTCCCGCAAAGCCTTCACTTACGCAACGACTAGATAATATTTTACTCAATAAATATCTTGGAATCCCTATTTTTCTACTTTTGATGTGGCTTTTGTTTCAAATTACCTTTTATCTTGGAGAGTTTCCTAAAGTGTGGATTGAGGAGGGTATGGCGAGTTTTGGGGATTGGGTCGAGGAGACTTTGCCCTATGAGTTTTTAGCCTCCTTGCTTTCTGGTGGTATTATCGCCGGTGTGGGCGCGGTGCTAAGCTTTTTGCCACATATTTTAATCCTTTTTTTTGGTATCGTGCTTTTGGAGGGCAGCGGATATATGGCGCGTGTAGCATTTTTGCTCGATGGATTCTTTCATAAGTTTGGTTTGCACGGCAAAAGTTTTATTCCGCTTGTAACAGGCTTTGGCTGCTCTGTTCCGGCTTTTATGAGCACAAGAATGCTCAAAAATCATAATGATAGAATGCTTACACTCTTTATTATTAACTTTATGAGTTGTGGGGCGCGTTTGCCTGTCTATACGCTCTTTATCGGGGCATTTTTCGCGCCACAAATGGCGGGTAATGTCTTGTATGGAATCTATATCTTTGGCGCACTTGTTGGGCTATGTATGGCAAAGATTCTAAAACTTACCGCGTTTAAGGGCGATGATGAACCTTTTGTAATGGAAATGCCAAAGTATCGTCTGCCGAGCGCACAGCTCATTGCTTTTAGTATCTGGCATAAAGCGGTGGGTTATGTGAAAAAAGCGGGGACTTTTATACTGCTCGCTTCAGTGATTATTTGGGTGGGGACGCAATTCCCTAAAAATGCAGTTTTAGAGGAGCAAATGACGCAATCAGTGCAGTTTCTAAAACAGAGTGTGAATCCTACACAAGAAAATGATACATTGCAAGATGAAATTGATGAAATTTATCATAACTATCAAGCGGCTTTAGTGGAGCAGAGTTATCTGGGGCGCATAGGGCAGTTTATACAGCCTATATTTGCACCTATGGATTTTGATTGGAAACTTTCTGTTTCGCTTCTCAATGGGCTTTTGGCAAAGGAGACAATCATTTCAAGTATGGGTGTGCTCTACGCACTTGGTGATGATATAGATGAAAACAATGACTTAGCATTGCGCGATGTGCTTAACGAATATATCAGTTTGCCTAGCGCGATTGCATTTATTTTATTCATTATGTTTTATAACCCTTGTTTTGCAGCAACTATCGTCTTTGGTAAAGAAGCAGGTGGAAAGCGATATATTATTTATCTGTTTCTTTTTACAAGTGCAGTTTCATATATTTTTGCTTTTGTGGGATATACACTAGCGCGTTTGTTGCTTTAA
- a CDS encoding Opr family porin encodes MKKLAFILCACAIAWGYDSIDEALENGVSSGDVTLYGNYINGQKNPANVKSKNDLSEAGYVVGSVGLAYHSAFYKYLRLAVSFRALGVLYEADRHSQWSAAPLLNNPNRYGEGDASRDFYMNDRTMLGQSYLEYFDGNTSIKLGRVFVDSEWVDRLIDGVWLRNRSLPNMLIEALWVKNSGYVQYNKMTGFYDVNPHSALGLTQLSLKYHIGEKFSIKTYGIATSAVFYAAGVKANARYESSKSYLGLSGHFATSFEQTYGRLGGNSGNGYNTDVKIYVGVKDMAEASAGYISTGSNIGWGSLNTLGNSISPFFMWGGRALLEGVDASLWYGKVMFAIDRVSFAVVYGSTKFRGISYTSMQNPYDRVNEVNLLVDFGFTEHLSGILNVLNTHGGKELYYPHSTNVNLGVKLAF; translated from the coding sequence ATGAAAAAACTTGCTTTTATATTGTGTGCGTGTGCTATTGCTTGGGGCTATGATAGTATTGATGAAGCCTTAGAAAATGGCGTATCAAGCGGCGATGTAACGCTTTATGGCAACTATATCAATGGGCAAAAAAATCCTGCTAATGTGAAGAGCAAAAATGATTTGAGTGAGGCTGGTTATGTGGTAGGTTCTGTGGGATTAGCCTACCACTCGGCATTTTATAAATATTTGCGCTTGGCGGTGAGTTTTCGTGCTCTTGGTGTGTTGTATGAAGCTGATAGACATTCACAATGGAGCGCAGCACCGCTTTTGAACAATCCCAATCGCTATGGTGAGGGTGATGCTTCAAGGGATTTTTATATGAATGATCGCACAATGCTAGGACAGAGCTATTTGGAATATTTTGATGGCAATACGAGCATCAAGCTCGGGCGAGTATTTGTGGATTCAGAATGGGTGGATAGGCTCATAGATGGCGTGTGGCTACGTAATCGTTCCTTGCCAAATATGCTTATTGAGGCACTATGGGTAAAAAATAGCGGCTATGTGCAGTATAACAAAATGACAGGATTCTATGATGTAAATCCTCATAGTGCGTTGGGATTAACACAGCTTAGCCTCAAGTATCATATCGGTGAAAAATTTAGCATAAAAACCTATGGTATAGCAACCTCTGCGGTATTTTACGCCGCTGGTGTGAAAGCAAATGCCCGATATGAGAGCTCAAAATCTTATCTGGGGCTTAGCGGACATTTTGCGACAAGCTTCGAGCAGACTTATGGCAGACTCGGGGGAAATTCTGGCAATGGCTACAATACCGATGTAAAAATTTATGTGGGTGTCAAAGATATGGCAGAGGCGAGTGCGGGATATATTAGCACGGGAAGTAATATCGGCTGGGGTTCGCTCAACACGCTTGGCAATAGTATAAGCCCATTTTTTATGTGGGGTGGAAGGGCTTTGCTTGAAGGGGTAGATGCAAGTTTGTGGTATGGGAAAGTGATGTTTGCCATTGATAGAGTGAGTTTTGCAGTGGTGTATGGTAGCACGAAGTTTAGAGGGATTAGCTACACGAGTATGCAAAATCCTTACGATAGAGTAAATGAAGTGAATCTTTTGGTGGATTTTGGCTTCACAGAGCATTTAAGCGGGATTCTTAATGTGCTTAATACGCACGGCGGGAAAGAGCTTTACTATCCGCATAGCACAAATGTGAATCTTGGCGTGAAATTGGCGTTTTAG
- the panC gene encoding pantoate--beta-alanine ligase — MKVLKSRAALQEFRAGLNGSVGFVPTMGALHKGHLSLIESSIKENNYTIVSIFVNPTQFGANEDFGSYPRTLEQDIALCEKAGVSAVFAPRVEEMYFDDEVSLSPPKNMGYILEGFDRPTHFAGVLRVVLKLFMLTRAHCAYFGQKDAQQVLILQKMVRDLFVPVEIVPCPIMRDSDSLALSSRNIYLSPEQRQSALCIPRTIEAIKNEVEKGQAEAKHLRALALEGLKSVDRIFYADFFDRELKPIERVEKGKSIFLIAAQVGTTRLLDNLWI, encoded by the coding sequence ATGAAAGTGCTAAAAAGTAGGGCAGCTCTGCAAGAGTTTCGTGCTGGGCTTAATGGAAGTGTGGGCTTTGTGCCGACAATGGGGGCTTTGCATAAGGGGCATTTGAGCCTTATAGAATCTTCTATAAAAGAGAATAATTACACAATCGTTTCTATTTTTGTGAATCCTACGCAGTTTGGGGCAAATGAGGATTTTGGCAGCTATCCACGCACATTAGAGCAAGATATTGCTTTATGTGAAAAGGCGGGTGTGAGCGCGGTATTTGCCCCTCGTGTGGAGGAGATGTATTTTGATGATGAGGTGAGTCTTTCTCCGCCTAAAAATATGGGCTATATTTTAGAGGGATTTGACCGCCCTACGCATTTTGCTGGGGTGTTGCGAGTAGTTTTAAAGCTTTTTATGCTTACTCGCGCTCATTGTGCGTATTTTGGACAAAAAGATGCACAACAAGTGTTGATTTTGCAAAAAATGGTGCGTGATTTATTTGTGCCTGTGGAGATTGTGCCTTGTCCTATAATGCGAGATAGCGATAGCTTGGCACTTAGCTCACGCAATATTTATCTAAGCCCAGAACAAAGGCAAAGCGCACTTTGTATCCCGCGCACGATTGAAGCTATAAAAAATGAGGTGGAAAAGGGGCAGGCTGAAGCAAAGCATTTGCGCGCTTTGGCTTTGGAGGGTTTAAAGAGTGTGGATAGAATCTTTTATGCGGATTTTTTTGATAGGGAGTTAAAGCCTATTGAGAGGGTAGAAAAGGGTAAGAGTATTTTTCTTATTGCCGCTCAAGTTGGCACAACACGTCTCCTTGATAATCTATGGATATAA
- the pyrF gene encoding orotidine-5'-phosphate decarboxylase: MKLCIALDNPSLEQNLTLLHSLQTLNPKHKQNIWLKVGLRSFIRDGIAGLEMIRKYGNYRIFLDLKLYDIPNTMLDSIKECAQLDVDMLTIHTSCGEGAMRAIAELKNQAKIPLIVGVTALTSFEDSSFAEIYNASLFSHTLKLADLAYRCGIDGVVCSVQESLYIKQRTQSNFLTITPGIRPFGEGADDQKRVATLKDAKAAQSDFAVIGRPIYKAENPLQVVENILKILQ, encoded by the coding sequence ATGAAGCTGTGTATTGCCCTTGATAACCCAAGCCTAGAGCAGAATCTTACCTTGCTTCATTCTTTGCAAACACTTAATCCCAAACATAAGCAAAATATATGGCTCAAAGTGGGCTTACGCAGCTTTATCCGCGATGGTATCGCTGGGCTAGAAATGATAAGAAAATATGGTAATTATAGAATCTTTTTAGATTTGAAGCTTTATGATATACCAAATACAATGCTTGATTCTATCAAAGAATGCGCCCAATTAGATGTGGATATGCTCACTATCCATACAAGCTGTGGGGAAGGGGCAATGAGGGCTATTGCGGAGCTTAAAAATCAAGCCAAAATCCCTCTTATTGTTGGCGTTACCGCGCTTACAAGCTTTGAAGATTCTAGTTTTGCAGAGATTTATAATGCCTCGCTTTTCTCCCATACGCTTAAACTTGCGGATTTGGCGTATCGTTGTGGTATTGACGGCGTGGTATGCTCGGTGCAAGAGAGCCTCTATATCAAGCAACGCACTCAATCAAATTTTCTTACGATTACACCCGGTATCCGCCCATTTGGCGAGGGGGCAGACGACCAAAAACGCGTGGCAACACTTAAGGATGCAAAAGCAGCGCAAAGCGATTTTGCGGTCATTGGGCGTCCCATTTACAAAGCAGAGAATCCGCTGCAAGTGGTGGAAAATATCTTAAAGATTCTTCAATAA
- the nusB gene encoding transcription antitermination factor NusB has translation MATRTQAREAVIGMLYAYDVGNENILLFARDMFSEKKIKNKQQDFAYALLQGVLDNLQSLDESITSHLKEWDFSRLGGMERAMLRLGAYEILYTDTDTPVVINEAVELCKLYGGEDNAPRFINGVLDSIGKVSKKSARESITNNPKAQGIGLETCLDSKNAKG, from the coding sequence ATGGCGACACGCACACAGGCGAGGGAAGCGGTTATTGGAATGCTTTACGCCTATGATGTAGGTAATGAAAATATCTTGCTTTTTGCGCGTGATATGTTTAGCGAAAAAAAAATTAAGAATAAGCAGCAGGATTTTGCTTACGCACTTTTGCAAGGGGTGCTAGATAATCTACAAAGCCTTGATGAAAGTATTACTTCGCATTTAAAAGAATGGGATTTTTCTCGTCTTGGTGGAATGGAGCGCGCTATGCTACGACTTGGTGCGTATGAGATACTCTATACCGATACTGATACGCCTGTGGTGATTAATGAAGCAGTGGAGCTATGCAAACTCTATGGTGGCGAAGACAATGCGCCGAGATTTATTAATGGTGTGCTAGATTCAATAGGCAAGGTAAGTAAAAAAAGTGCGAGAGAATCTATTACAAACAATCCTAAAGCGCAGGGCATTGGTTTAGAGACTTGTCTAGATTCTAAAAATGCGAAAGGATAA
- the ribH gene encoding 6,7-dimethyl-8-ribityllumazine synthase, translated as MNIVEGKLQLVGDERIAIVSARFNHLITDRLVEGAKDCFLRHGGRDELLDLVLVPGAYEIPFVLQKILSQGEYDGVCCLGAVIRGATPHFDYVSAEATKGIANVTLKYGAPVTFGVLTTDNIEQAIERAGTKAGNKGFESMAGLIELINLYRNIGA; from the coding sequence ATGAATATCGTTGAGGGAAAATTACAGCTAGTGGGCGATGAGCGCATTGCGATTGTGAGTGCGCGTTTTAATCATTTGATTACCGATAGGTTGGTAGAGGGGGCGAAAGACTGCTTTTTGCGCCACGGCGGACGCGATGAGTTGCTTGATTTGGTGCTTGTGCCGGGCGCGTATGAGATTCCATTTGTATTACAAAAGATTCTCTCACAAGGCGAATATGATGGTGTGTGTTGCTTAGGTGCGGTGATTCGCGGGGCTACGCCACATTTTGATTATGTATCTGCGGAGGCGACTAAGGGTATTGCTAATGTTACGCTTAAATATGGTGCGCCGGTAACTTTTGGAGTGCTAACAACTGATAATATCGAACAAGCCATTGAGCGAGCCGGGACAAAGGCAGGAAATAAGGGCTTTGAATCTATGGCAGGGCTTATTGAGCTGATTAACCTTTATAGGAATATTGGGGCGTAA
- the kdsA gene encoding 3-deoxy-8-phosphooctulonate synthase, whose amino-acid sequence MILMSGPCVIEGYEALSAVAEALKPLNENPNIDFYFKASFDKANRTSLESYRGPGLEEGMEILGEIKKKFGYKIITDIHESHQAQAIAKVADVVQIPAFLCRQTDLIVAVAKTDCIVNIKKGQFMNPADMQHSVLKAIKTRGGSEASYEQAQKYRVWLTERGSTFGYGNLVVDMRSLVIMRKFAPVVFDATHSVQMPGAAGSKSGGDSSFVPYLARAAAAVGVDGFFMETHLNPKEALSDGPNMVQTNALIPLVEQLCALDSFLHTK is encoded by the coding sequence ATGATTTTAATGAGCGGACCTTGCGTGATTGAGGGATATGAGGCATTAAGTGCGGTAGCAGAGGCATTAAAGCCTTTGAATGAGAATCCAAATATTGATTTTTATTTTAAGGCAAGTTTTGATAAGGCAAATCGCACGAGTTTAGAATCTTATCGCGGACCGGGCTTAGAAGAGGGTATGGAGATTCTAGGCGAGATTAAGAAAAAATTTGGCTACAAAATCATTACCGATATACACGAAAGCCACCAAGCCCAAGCTATCGCTAAAGTCGCTGATGTAGTGCAGATTCCGGCATTTTTATGCCGCCAAACAGACTTAATCGTAGCGGTGGCGAAGACTGATTGTATTGTGAATATCAAAAAAGGGCAGTTTATGAATCCCGCAGATATGCAACATAGCGTGTTAAAGGCGATTAAAACGCGTGGTGGTAGTGAAGCGAGTTATGAACAGGCGCAAAAATACCGCGTATGGCTCACAGAGCGTGGAAGCACTTTTGGCTATGGGAATCTTGTCGTAGATATGCGCTCACTTGTGATTATGCGTAAGTTTGCTCCTGTCGTCTTTGATGCGACTCATAGTGTGCAAATGCCCGGGGCAGCAGGGAGCAAAAGCGGAGGTGATAGCTCGTTTGTGCCTTATCTCGCTCGTGCAGCGGCGGCTGTGGGTGTAGATGGATTTTTTATGGAAACACATTTAAATCCTAAAGAAGCTCTAAGTGATGGACCAAATATGGTGCAGACTAATGCGCTTATCCCGCTTGTAGAACAGCTTTGCGCATTAGATTCATTCCTGCATACAAAATAG
- a CDS encoding carbonic anhydrase, which produces MKELFEGAVKFREEDYNEHKALYESLKKHQEPHTLLITCTDSRVVPNLITNTLPGDLFVIRNMGNLVPPYLGKDKGIRGGYLATTSAIEYALSILNIKNVIICGHSDCGACSAIYEDSTKLDNAPYVKKWIELLEPVKQKVDALAPSSKAKRTWLMEQMNVEHQLENLMTYPFVEERFDRGELNIYGWYYIIETGEIFNYNMIKREFKLINKIN; this is translated from the coding sequence ATGAAAGAGTTGTTTGAAGGGGCAGTGAAATTTCGCGAGGAGGACTATAACGAGCATAAGGCTTTGTATGAGAGCCTCAAAAAGCACCAAGAACCCCATACTTTACTGATTACCTGCACCGATTCGCGTGTCGTGCCAAATCTTATCACAAACACTTTGCCCGGCGATTTGTTTGTAATACGCAATATGGGGAATCTCGTCCCGCCATATTTGGGGAAAGACAAGGGCATACGCGGTGGGTATCTCGCAACGACTTCAGCTATCGAATATGCTTTAAGTATTCTTAACATAAAAAATGTAATTATTTGCGGACATAGCGACTGCGGGGCGTGTTCGGCTATTTATGAAGATTCAACAAAGTTAGATAATGCGCCATATGTAAAAAAGTGGATAGAGCTTTTAGAGCCAGTAAAGCAAAAAGTCGATGCGTTAGCACCCAGCTCGAAAGCAAAGCGCACTTGGCTTATGGAGCAGATGAATGTCGAGCATCAGCTTGAAAATTTAATGACTTATCCATTTGTGGAGGAGCGATTTGATAGGGGGGAGCTTAATATTTATGGGTGGTATTATATTATTGAAACAGGAGAAATCTTTAACTATAATATGATAAAGCGTGAATTTAAATTGATTAATAAAATTAACTAA
- a CDS encoding DedA family protein, with protein sequence MGEILSSMINWIVELVGTLGYAGIFIMMFLESSFFPFPSEVVMIPAGYLVYTGEMNAFIAVICGVGGSLAGALFNYYLALKLGREFLIRYGKYVFFTEETMQKVEIFFKKHGHISTFVGRLITIVRQYISLPAGLARMNLAKFCLYTSLGAGIWVIILTIIGYYAGAFFTQMSLDSIIQAFTSSNPSAEQLELKSLVKQAGLWVFGFVLVGVVGYLYYYRYTQKSKS encoded by the coding sequence ATGGGCGAAATCTTAAGCAGTATGATTAATTGGATTGTGGAACTTGTAGGGACTTTGGGCTATGCGGGAATTTTCATAATGATGTTTTTAGAATCTAGCTTTTTTCCCTTTCCCTCCGAAGTGGTGATGATTCCTGCGGGATATTTGGTTTATACAGGCGAGATGAATGCCTTTATCGCCGTGATATGCGGGGTTGGTGGCTCACTTGCTGGAGCATTGTTTAACTACTATCTTGCCTTAAAACTCGGGCGAGAGTTTCTTATCCGCTATGGCAAATATGTCTTTTTCACAGAGGAGACAATGCAAAAGGTGGAGATATTTTTCAAAAAACACGGGCATATCAGCACTTTTGTGGGGCGTCTCATTACTATCGTGCGTCAATACATCTCCCTACCTGCCGGACTTGCGCGTATGAATCTTGCGAAATTTTGCCTCTATACTTCGCTTGGCGCAGGGATTTGGGTGATTATCCTCACTATTATCGGCTATTATGCGGGGGCATTTTTCACGCAGATGAGCCTAGATTCTATCATTCAAGCCTTTACTTCAAGTAATCCCTCCGCAGAACAACTCGAGCTTAAAAGCCTCGTCAAACAGGCGGGATTGTGGGTATTTGGCTTCGTGCTCGTGGGCGTGGTGGGCTATCTCTACTATTACCGCTACACGCAAAAATCAAAATCTTAA
- the thiD gene encoding bifunctional hydroxymethylpyrimidine kinase/phosphomethylpyrimidine kinase yields MQPQMQNAIPILTIAGSDCSGGAGIQADLKTFSAHKLFGMSVVLSVVAENTARVISSYDIPIQAIDEQFEAVFEDIPPNATKIGMLGSNAIIDCIEQNLLFYKPQNVVIDPVMFAKNGFPLMPKETRAYFKEKILKLCNVLTPNIPEAQELCGFDIHNVIDMKKAAQRLYDMGAKAVLLKGGHSEQNADDVFYNGEFHILPSPKIDTKNTHGTGCTLSSAIACNLALGFDSLTAIQRAKEYIFNAILYSLNLGKGNGPTNHFFR; encoded by the coding sequence ATACAGCCTCAAATGCAAAATGCTATTCCAATCCTCACAATCGCAGGGAGTGATTGCAGCGGTGGAGCAGGGATTCAAGCGGATTTAAAGACTTTTAGCGCACATAAACTTTTTGGTATGAGCGTGGTTTTAAGCGTGGTGGCTGAAAATACCGCGCGTGTAATTTCTAGCTATGATATACCCATTCAAGCGATTGATGAACAATTTGAAGCAGTGTTTGAAGATATTCCACCAAATGCCACAAAGATAGGAATGCTCGGCTCAAATGCAATTATTGACTGCATAGAACAGAATCTACTTTTCTACAAACCCCAAAATGTTGTGATTGACCCCGTGATGTTTGCCAAAAATGGCTTCCCGCTTATGCCTAAAGAGACACGCGCTTACTTTAAGGAGAAGATTCTCAAACTTTGCAATGTGCTTACGCCAAATATCCCAGAGGCACAAGAACTTTGCGGGTTTGATATACATAATGTAATAGATATGAAAAAAGCGGCGCAAAGGCTGTATGATATGGGTGCAAAGGCTGTTTTACTTAAGGGCGGACATAGTGAGCAAAACGCCGATGATGTGTTTTATAATGGAGAATTTCATATCCTACCCTCGCCAAAAATTGATACCAAAAATACACACGGCACAGGCTGCACACTCAGCTCGGCAATCGCTTGTAACCTCGCTCTAGGCTTTGATAGCCTCACTGCGATACAAAGGGCAAAAGAATATATTTTTAATGCAATTTTGTATTCACTCAATCTTGGCAAAGGCAATGGTCCAACAAATCACTTTTTTAGGTAG